The proteins below are encoded in one region of Caulobacter henricii:
- a CDS encoding NCS2 family permease → MSFLERQFGLKAQGTTLRTEALAGLTTFLTMAYIVIVNPAILGQAGMPVAAVAAATCISAGIGCILMGLIANYPIALAPGMGLNAYFTYTVVLGMGVPWQTALGCVFLSGVAFLVLTVAGIRQLIVGAIPRPLFSAVAAGVGLFIAFIGLKEAGIIVANPATTVALGDLTKPTAILALAGLLVIGALMAWRVKGAILIGILIIAGAGALMGLSKVAPGGYSLAELSATAFQLDIPGALHLNGAMGMAMAEIIFVFLFVDLFDNVGTLVAVTKKAGLVAPDGSIPRLNRILTADSVATIAGSLAGTSTVVSYIESASGVQAGGRTGLTAVIVGLLFLATLFFAPLVQAIPAAATAPALILVGAMMIGALKEVDWEDPCVAIPAFLTVITIPLTFSIANGLAFGITSYAVLKLVRGQARISDWLLYLLAALFIARFIYLGGE, encoded by the coding sequence ATGAGTTTTCTGGAACGCCAGTTCGGGCTGAAGGCCCAGGGCACCACACTGCGGACCGAGGCCCTCGCAGGCCTCACCACCTTCCTGACCATGGCCTATATCGTCATCGTCAATCCGGCGATCCTCGGCCAGGCCGGCATGCCCGTGGCGGCCGTGGCCGCCGCCACCTGCATCTCGGCCGGCATCGGCTGCATCCTGATGGGGCTGATCGCCAACTATCCGATCGCCCTGGCCCCCGGCATGGGGCTGAACGCCTATTTCACCTACACCGTGGTGCTGGGCATGGGCGTGCCCTGGCAGACGGCCCTGGGCTGCGTCTTCCTGTCCGGCGTCGCCTTCCTGGTCCTGACCGTGGCCGGGATCCGCCAGCTGATCGTCGGGGCCATTCCCCGTCCCCTGTTCTCGGCCGTGGCCGCGGGCGTCGGCCTGTTCATCGCCTTCATCGGTCTGAAAGAGGCCGGCATCATTGTCGCCAATCCGGCCACCACCGTGGCCCTGGGCGACCTGACCAAGCCCACCGCGATTCTGGCCCTGGCCGGCCTGCTGGTCATCGGGGCCCTGATGGCCTGGCGCGTGAAGGGCGCCATCCTGATCGGTATCCTGATCATTGCCGGGGCCGGCGCCCTCATGGGCCTGTCGAAGGTCGCTCCCGGCGGCTACAGCCTCGCTGAACTGTCGGCCACCGCCTTCCAGCTCGACATCCCCGGCGCCCTGCATCTGAACGGGGCCATGGGCATGGCCATGGCCGAGATCATCTTCGTCTTCCTGTTCGTCGACCTGTTCGACAATGTCGGCACCCTGGTGGCGGTGACCAAGAAGGCCGGCCTGGTCGCGCCCGACGGGTCGATTCCGCGCCTGAACCGCATCCTGACCGCCGATTCGGTGGCCACGATCGCCGGCTCCCTGGCCGGCACCAGCACGGTGGTCAGCTATATCGAAAGCGCCTCGGGCGTTCAGGCCGGCGGACGCACGGGCCTGACGGCGGTGATCGTCGGCCTGCTGTTCCTGGCGACCCTGTTCTTCGCCCCGCTGGTCCAGGCCATTCCGGCGGCGGCCACGGCCCCCGCCCTGATCCTGGTCGGGGCCATGATGATCGGGGCCCTCAAGGAGGTCGACTGGGAGGACCCCTGCGTGGCCATTCCCGCCTTCCTGACCGTGATCACCATCCCCCTGACCTTTTCGATCGCCAACGGCCTGGCCTTCGGCATCACCAGCTATGCGGTCCTGAAGCTGGTGCGCGGTCAGGCGCGGATCAGCGACTGGCTCCTCTACCTGCTGGCCGCCCTGTTCATTGCCCGCTTCATTTATCTGGGGGGAGAATAG